A segment of the Desertifilum tharense IPPAS B-1220 genome:
TCGTCTTTATCGTAAAGATGGGGAATGGAGATTCCAAGCCGTAGGACAAGGTTACAATGGCGGCTTGCAAGGCTTTGTCACCCAATTTAGCTAGAAGCTAAAGTCGATTAAGCGTGAAAGCCAATCTATCCAAGTAACGCTAGCGAATCAGTTGCTCAACTAGAGGTCTAATCATGGCAATTAACTTAAGCAAAGGTGAAAGAATTAGCTTAACCAAAGAAGCCCCCGGTATGAAGAAAGCTGGAGTAGGCTTAGGTTGGGATGCTAATAAAACCGATACAGGTCAAGAATATGACTTGGATGCTTCTGTGTTTATGTTAGGGACAAATGGCAAAATTCCCACAGAACAGTTTTTTGTATTTTATAACAATAAACAATCTCCCGATGGTGCAGTTGTTCATCAAGGCGATAATCGCACGGGAGCGGGTGAAGGGGACGACGAAACGATTAATCTCGCTTTAGATAAAATTGACCCTTCCGTCCAAGAACTTGTGTTTGTGGTGACGATTCATGAAGCCGGCCAACGCAATCAAAATTTTGGTCAAGTCAAAAATTCGTTTATCCGCATTTATGATTTAGAAACCAATACAGAAGTCACCAAATACGAGCTAGATGAAGACTTCTCCAGAGAAACAGCCATTGAATTTGGTCGCCTGTATCGTAAAGAAGGCGAATGGAGATTTCAAGCCGTTGGTCAAGGGTATAATGAAGGGTTACAAGGCTTTGTCAACCAATACGCTTAGTAACCTTGTTAGTTCATGTCCAATCGACTGACAAAACTGCTGAAAGTCCCATTCTATTGTAGGTTGGGTTAAGCCTCGCGAAACCCAACAGCAGCCAGATTTGTGTTGAGTTTGGTACCTTAACTTAACCTACTAACTTGATTGTCAGTCAAACCGGGTTGAAGTCCGAATCGATTATGACAACACATTGGGGGATGAATTTGAGTCAATTTATCCCCTTTTGAGCGAGATTTATAAGGAGTAAGAAATCATGGCAATTAACCTACAAAAAGGTCAATCTATCAATTTAAACAAAAAAGAACATGACCTTTCTCAAATCATGTTAGGTTTAGGCTGGGATGTAGCCAAATCTAAAGGAATTTTTGGGGGACTGTTTGGCGGAAACTCCAGCGACTTTGATTTAGATGCCTATGCTATTCTTTTGTCAGATAAGGGAAAACTGAGAAGCCCTAGCGAAGATGTTATTTACTACGGACATTTGAGCAATTCTGATAAAACAGTTGTTCATACCGGAGATAATCTCACGGGGGAAGGGGATGGAGACGACGAACAAATTATTGTTAAATTAGATACTCTAGCCGAACGCTATCAAAGAATTATTTTAGGGGTTAATATTTACCAAGGGCAAAGCCGGAATCAGCACTTTGGGTTAGTGGAAAATGCTTTTGTGCGGGTTGTAGATGCTGCCCGTAAAGAGGTTGTTCGCTACAGCTTATCGAGTAATGCGGCGTATCAAGGCAAAGTGAATATGCTCATGGGAGAACTCTATAAGCAGAACGGAGAGTGGCAGTTTAGAGCTTTAGGAGAACCCTTAAGCGTTGACTTACAAGGTGCAGTCAACTCCTATCGATAGTCTCGCAAGCACTCTACTGAGGCCGCACTCTCCAATTAGCTAGCTGCTCGCAGTGTCATTCCCTTGAAAGGGATTTTCACCAACGCCCAGCATTTTTTTGCTTCGCTTGAGCTGTTTCCACAAGGCTTTAACTTGGACATAAGCTGCCTCTGGTGTGAGTTTACCATTAGTTTCCAAGTTGCTGATATAGGAGACGCGTTGAGCGAATTCTTGCAAGTTAGCATTAAATGCTAAATTTTCGGGTTTGACTGGCCCGCGATAGCGGCTACGAGGATACAGAAAGTCATTCATGGAACCATGACCCCCCTCAAGTTGAGTATATTGACAACCTTTTACGGTCTGATTGT
Coding sequences within it:
- a CDS encoding TerD family protein, which codes for MAINLSKGERISLTKEAPGMKKAGVGLGWDANKTDTGQEYDLDASVFMLGTNGKIPTEQFFVFYNNKQSPDGAVVHQGDNRTGAGEGDDETINLALDKIDPSVQELVFVVTIHEAGQRNQNFGQVKNSFIRIYDLETNTEVTKYELDEDFSRETAIEFGRLYRKEGEWRFQAVGQGYNEGLQGFVNQYA
- a CDS encoding TerD family protein, with translation MAINLQKGQSINLNKKEHDLSQIMLGLGWDVAKSKGIFGGLFGGNSSDFDLDAYAILLSDKGKLRSPSEDVIYYGHLSNSDKTVVHTGDNLTGEGDGDDEQIIVKLDTLAERYQRIILGVNIYQGQSRNQHFGLVENAFVRVVDAARKEVVRYSLSSNAAYQGKVNMLMGELYKQNGEWQFRALGEPLSVDLQGAVNSYR